The genomic window TCTTGATCTTAATGTCCTCAATAGTCAAATTTGCCTGCAATTGTGAGCTTTCAACGGTACCGTTGGAGGACGTGGCTTACAGGATGTTCATAACATAAACTCTGATTTTTCTGCCCGTAGCACTGCGTAATTGTGATCGCACGATCGTTGTTCACGTTTCTGAATAGATCGTACGTTACGTTCTTTACTCTCCCTAACCCACCGCCGCCATTTAACAGCGTTTGGAAATTGGTTGCAATACCTGGCCATACCTTGATGCGAGCCCCATCGCTAGAGTCTGATAGGGAGACATTGTAAACGTAAAGATTCTCAACAATGTCGGTCGTGTTGGCGTATTGACCAAGTGAACCGACACTGATACCGTGAGAGCCAGTGCAGTCGAGGTTCTGGACCACGATGTTGGTGCTGTTTGGTTTGAAAGAAACACAGTCGTCTGTGTTCGTGATGACTGAGTCTTGTATGACGACACGATCTGAGCGGTATGTATCCCACCCATCCGAGTTCGCAATTGTGACGTTGTTGAGGCTCTTGGCTTGGAGATCCATATTGCTAATCAAGATGTCGGATGAGTTGGCAATGATGTTGAACCAATGCGGAGGGTTGCGCATCCGTAAATTCGACATACGTGCCCCTTTCATTCCGTCGAATGCGAAGAGCATAGGCCGGAAGAGACTCTTGTTTGTACGTATCTCTTCCCAGTATGCCTGTCCGTGCCCATCGATTATGCTGCCCTCCACACTCAAATCTCCGTAGATATTTACATCTACGCCACCCCACTTCCAAAACACAGACTGGTTCTGGAACTCGTACTTGAAACTGTTCTCTGCCCAGTAGTAAACATCGCTGTCGTCGAAATGGATCTCACCAGTAAGCACAACATCGACGTGCTTGAGAAACGTCAAATCCAGCGGAGAGCCAATATGATATGTCTCGTTCAGTATGATCGTACCGCCATTGTTGCATTCCCTGAAGGCATGGTAGATGGCATGCGCATCGTTACGGTCAGGGACAGCCCCTTGCTTGACAAAGCATCGACGCTTGGGATGGCGAAGAGGTGAATTAGGCATAACATGTCCAGCGTCAAATGGTGCTGGTTTTATGTCTGGCCGTGGGAGTATGGTGTGGCTTCGCGGCGTGGACTCTGCTAGCCCTGCACAAAAAGCGACTAAATAGAAGCTCAGGAGTTTGAGTCGCATCTTTGTTTTTGGAGTCTTTTTGAAATGCTGGCTGAGCTGGTTGCTGAAGATTGAGTGATCTGGTCGATTTCTTTGAGAACATTCGGACAGGTCCATTCCCCAACATGAATGAAGAACACTAGTAGGTTTTTGCCACCTCTCAGTCTGAAAGTTGCGATACGTGGAAGAACCATTGCATCTGCATCAGTACAAGCGACAGCGCCATATTGTGAGTGCTAATGCAATACTGTGTTCTTCAAGTCCCGTTCCCGAAAAGGGTTTTCAGATCCATCGGACATCGGGTTATTGCTTGCCGTTCTGACGCTCTCTACTCGATTTGGCGTGGGCGGTTGGCGAACCCTGTCATATCCCCGCGTTAGGAGTTTCGAGACGACATCTAGTGCAGCGGTTCCATTTGATGTGGTGTGTCATTGTAGATGACGTGAGTATCAGGTTCATTCTGCTTTCTTACGACGCACAGCATTCAGAGAGAGTGCGCTGATACCTTTCATGCTACCTCTTGAATAGAACTTAGATATGTCGATCGCTTGTTTGCGTTGTCTATGACATTGTGCATgcagtacaactacaagcaACGGTGTTGCCATACGCGTGTATGCAATTGCGTTGTGGTGTGTGTCAATATGCGTCGCGGCATTGAGAATGACTTGAGAGTGGCTCGTCAAGTCTGCAAAATCAACTGTGTCGGATGTAATAGTTGCCAGCAGGATGTGTGCCGAGCTGAAGTATGCAGTTGTAAGCGCTGCAAAAACGTCGCTGAACAACAGATTGCCTTGCGGATTGACCAACTTGAAATTGCTCTTCGAGGGAGCACTTTGCAGTAGGCTGTGATGTGCGCGAAGCGCCAAGCCGTACATATGCCACGCGTGCTGGGTTGACGCTGTGTCCGAGCTCATAATGGCGCTGTATGCTGTTACTGTTGCTTCCGAGGCCAGCACCAGCGCCTGGTCTGTTCCGTCCTTGACTGAGCGTGGAAGTTGCTGGAGTCACGTCAGTCGATTCTGGATTCCTTGACTTTCGCCCTCGGCAGTGAAGTTCGCTAGAAAATGCCTATAGAAGGCTCTGGCGTTGACAGCTGACAGTAGGTCGTGCGCACAGGTATTGTTAGGGTGCATCTTCTTTGACATTTGCTTCGACAACCTCCTATTTTGCATCCCGTTTTTTGCAAGGTTTGTCATGTCTACAATCAGCGGTCCTTGAAGAGGTCTTGGACATGGCTGCCTAGTTCGAACGCACCTTAGGCAGTACGGTAGGGTGGCAACGCATTTGATGCGCTTCCTTCGACACACAGCACAAGCTCTTGTTCTCGAAGGCATTGCTCAATCGTAATGGCAGCTCAGAAGACTGAAGAAGTGAATTTGCGATGAGATGACGATCATGATCAGTGTCAGCGTGAATCCTCGCTGATGTCCTAGAATAGTTAGTGTATAGCTTGCTGCATCTACTGTGATTGGTCAGGTCACCCAGCGTAACCTGCGCTCCACTTGCAGTTTCTAAAACGTAAGACATGTTAAATGGAGCCAAGATCATGCAATGCTCAAACGCCAGCAAACCTTCTTAATACCGTTGATAGGATCAAGAAAAATACTACATTGGGAAACATTCAATATCTGTTGAAGGCCGTACCATGACCCCGAGTTCTGTCGGATCCCGAATTGTGTCGGCTTGAGCTCTGCTTGCCGAGTTTAACGTCAAACCTAAACAGAACAAATGCAAACTCTATACGGGCATATTCAAGTTCTGAACTCGTACATATCATGCTTCCGTGAGGATAATTGTTCATGTTCATTGACCTACCGATGCTGCAAAAGATAACTACGAGAACGGTCGAGACACGCATTCTCCAACCACGATTATGAACACTGCCGTTGGAAAGAAAACGAGAAACCAAGAAAACAAGAAAAGAGTACGTTCACATAAACGCGGTATGTCATACTATACAGTGATTTGAGAATCCCGCATCAGAACGCGCAGTGCACACCACAGGTCACATTACAAAATCCTCCCCCAAGCATCCGCGCACACCTGCCATCCAAATGCAGCGAGATACTCTCGGCCCTGCAATAGGCAACTTCGAGAAAACCATTGCCAACTGCATCTCGAATCGAGAAATCCAGTCCTCGTCACCAACGGTATCCGTTTATATCTGCTTGCTGACGTCGTTGCCTCACGCTTCTGAGCCTCGGACAATCCTTGCATAGTCGCCCCTCAACATAGTTGCTTGCTTTTTGATTACCTGCTTACTTACATCGCCACATCTGCAGGCAGCTTTTTTGACATTGCAGTCTCGTTCCAGGCTGCAGGCTACGAATTCGCCACCGACAAGGCCGTCCTTCGTTGGCCCATGTTCTGAACCCACATCCAACGTTTGTGAAACGGTCTGGGACTTGCCGCAAAGAGAAGGCTTGCGCAACTGTGTTGATGACGGCATTGATAATCGAGATCTTGGACGGATACGTCTGTGCTATACTGTGTGTAGTTGAGGCAAGAAAAAGATAGGTGACAACAGGGGTTGTTTGATACATGCGTATCGGTTACATAATAAATACCGAGTGAATAATCAGAGTAACAGCGTGGAAATCAAAGAGCTAAACATTCATGGTATTATCTCAGTCAACACCATCCCGCTCACCTGCTCAAGGGATTGCATCGGCATCGCCCTGTCTGCTCACGTTCTACTTCTGCATTCCGTCGACAAAATCCAGTGCTGCTTCCCTGTTGACGACATCAATACTGCTCGTCTTGTTCGAATAGCTGACACCATAGCACCTATCTGCAACCAGTACCATTTCCGGTCTGAACGTCGTACAAATGAACTGGCCACCGCCCTTTTGATCCTGACCCCCCTGTCCGCTTAACTTCTGCAGCATGTTCGCAACCGCAGTACGGTATTGCGCATCGAGGTTGGCATCGATCTCATCAAAAAGGTAGAAAGGCGCGGGGTCGCACTGCTGTATGGCAAAGATGAGTGCTAGTGCACAGAGGGATTTCTGACCGCCAGAGAGTTGGCCGATCTTCTGCTGCTCGTCGTGCTTTGAGTTGAAGGATACAGCGATGCTGACACTGACGTATTCCTCGATTTTGCTGCTCTTCTTAGATCGACGGGGTGCGGCTTCGTCTTCACTCGAATCGTCGTCTTGGGCGCCGTCGGATTTGCGATTGATGATTAGACGGCCTGTGCCAATGGGGACCAGTTCTTGGAATACACTCTTGAAGGCAACAGACACTTGTTTGAAGGTACGAGCAATGGCTTCGTCCTTACGCTGATCGAGTACATCGATGAGGTTCTCGATGGACTTGCGCGAGCTGTCGAGTTCCGCACGGCGATCTGTAAGGGTTTTGCGTTGCCGTGTGAAGTTTTCGTACTGTTCGTAGGCCTTCTTGTTGACGTGTGCAAACTGCTTCTGCGCTTGGGTGGCTTTGGAAAGCTCCTTACCAACCTGTGTCTCTCCATTAGCGATCATGGTCGAAATAACAGAGATTGTCTCTTACTTTGTCTGTGTTCCACTTGCTGTATTTGCGATTGACGTCTTCGGGCAGTGTCCCCAGATCTCGTATCTCTTTCCTTACTTTGCTGAGCTGATTCGTGTAGTTGCTGCGGTCGGCGTCCTTCCTGGTTAGTGATTTCTCCTGCTTTTCCATCGCAGCTGCAAGTGCACGGTTGCTCTGCTCCTTCTCAGTTCTTGAGGACTCCAGCTGCTCGATCTGAGCTCGAAGCTCATCGATTTGTGTGTCAGTCTCTTCGATTAGCTGATCAAAGTCGGCGATAGTCTTGTTGACAGTGTCCAACGTGCGCTTCGCTTCACGCAGACCCGTTGATTGGGCCGCAGACCCTCCCACCCCCCCTTGCTGCGCGAGTAGGTCATCCAAAGCGGGCTGCAAGCTCTGATTCAACTCAAGCTCGGCCTCGATCTTTTGGGTTTCAAGTGTAGCGCGTTCTTGTTTGACCTGTGCGTACTGTTTTCTGAGGTCTTTGACAGTGCTGGTCAAGGTGACGAGCATCTGCTCTTCGTCGTTCGATAGAGCCTTCGTGAACTTGGAAGAAATTTCTGCTTCCCAATCACTCTGTTGCGCTCCTAACAGGTTGATGGCCGCCTCGAGATCTGCAGCAGTCCTTTGTTTCTTTGCCAACGTGTCTTGCGCATCTTGTAGAAGGCTCTGCTTGACACGAAGTTCCTCTCTCATGGGTGCGTAGCTAGTTTCGCCCCTCCTTTGGTCATGCTGCCGCCGAAGTAGTTCGCTTTGTGCTGCAGTGAGTTGGTGCTTGACTGAGTCCAATTCTCCCTCAATTCGACGGTTCTGTTGCTGCAGATCATCGAGGAGCGCACGCTTTTCAGCGACAATGCTGAAGGCGTTGATCTTTGACCTAGAAGGATCGTGGTATCCACCCCGATACTGTCCCTTCCTGGTGGCATTGTCTCCATCTGGGTTGTAAGCGCGGACATTGTACTGTTTAGCGACACGCTTGCACTCGTCCAAAGTCGGACACACGACGATTTTGCCAAAGACATGCCTGAAGGCGTCCTCGAATCGGTCGTCGTATATAAGCTTCGGCAGCAAAGGCTGCATGTTTTCTGTTGGTCTCAACTGCATGTCCGGTACGCTGATTCGGTTCAGAGGAATGAATGTGAGACGGCCGCCTTTATCCTTGGTAAGACGGTCCATAATCTTGGTTGCGACATTGTCATCCTCGACAACGACGTGGAACAGAGCAGCTTCTGCAGCACTTTCCGTGACGGAACGGTAGTTCTCTGGGACTTGAAGTAATTCAGCGATGGTACCGTGAACGCCCTGTAGCCCGTCTCTGCGGTATCTTCGAAGCGACTCCAGTCCACGACTGGTACCGTGGTCCAGGAGACGTGAAAATGTATGCTCTGCATGCAGGAGATCCTTCTGCACATTCCCGAGCTGACTGCTTAGCCGGTTCTGGTCGCGCCAGAGGCTCGTCTGCTTGTCAATCACAGCCCTCCTTGCATCTTTGGCTTTTTCAAGCTGCGCCGCGAGATCTACCGTGGCATCGCCCTCGTTGTCGATTGCCTGCCTCAGCTCAGCAATCTCGCCCTCGATTCGCTCAATATCGGCCTGGAGCTTGGCGATCTCCTCATCGGTCTGCATGAGAACAGCCTTTCGACGGCTCAGGTCCCCATTGGTCTCATCAATTTGTGCGCGTAAAGCAGTGTCACGCTCTCGCTTGTTACTGTAGTGTGCCGTTCGACCTTGCTTATCCTGGAGGCGTTTGTGTTGACCCTCGGCGTCGAGTAACTGTGCGCGAACggcctcctcctcctcttttTTAGCATCAAATTGAGGCAGTAGCTGCTCAAGCTCGGCTTGACGGGCCGCGATTTGTTGCTGAAGCGTTTTGACTTGTGCATCACGTCTGCTTTTGGTTTGTTGAGCAGACGACTGGCTGTCTTGTAGTGCCTTGATGTCCAATTGGATCTTGGCTTTCTCGAGCGTGGCAGCCTTGCGGTCGCTTTCGTACTGTACACGATCTTGCCTGAGGATGTCCAAATCCCCTCTCCTCTGGTTTATGTCCGACTCCAATCGAGTGATATCGTCTTCGTTTCGCCTGAACGTTGCTTCATTGTCCTCGCGCATCTCACGACCGTGATGCTCGAGCGAGTCGATGTGTTCGATCTGTGTCTCCAATTGAGCCTCTTCCCGCGACTTCAGAGTGTATAGCAATGATCTCCGCTCCCTGTCGTTCTTGCTCCAGGCCTCTAGttcttccttctctcccTCCAGCTCGCCCAGACGCTCGTTAATGGACTCGACCACGCTGTCGATGTTGGCGCATTTGCTGTCTGTGTCGGTCAAGAGCTTCAAGCTGTCGGCACGGCGCGTCTCATATACGTTCGAACCAGAGATCTCCTTCAGCATCTCAAGACGATCCTTGTCCTTCATGTTGGTAAGAGCCGTCACACGTCCTTGGGGCACGATATAGTAAGGGTTCGATCGCGAGAAGCCGGCCGATTCGAGGATTTGAATGACTTCAGACTTAGTGGCGTTCTTGCGGTTGACTGAGTACTCGTCCTTCTTCGCGCCAATGGTTCGGCGCAGGTAAAACTCAGGCTTGCCTGTCTGGAAGCGGTCCTCGGTGTTGTCGAAGCATACCTCGACGTACGCCGACATGACAGCTGAGCCAGACCCTTCGTGAAGCAGAGCCTGACGCTCCTGGCGATTGAGGAAGTTGTAGTCGTCGCCGAGCACGAAGCGCACAGCGGCGAAGAAGTTACTCTTGCCAGAACCATTGCGACCGACAATGACATTGCAGTTGGGCGAGAAGGGCTGGATCTGCATCTGGTCCTTGTAACTGCCACTACGTCAGTCTTGGTCGCTACTCACGTGCGTCGTCGCTCACCTCTTGAAGCCCTGAATGGTAATCTGCTTGATGTAACCCATGGCGGCGGCTGGGTGCGGTCACTGCGCGCAGATTCGATGCAGAAGAGAACTTCTACACAGCTATCGCAGGTGGTGTAGCAATGCGATCACGTCTGTGTCGCTCGGAACATCGAGGGCGAGTGTTTGCGTCGTCGCTGTGCGCTCAGTGCCCGCGACGCGCCTACGGTACAGCCACTTCGCGACGCGCCTTCCTGCCAAGCCGTCTCTAGCGCGATCTGCTAGCGTACACCTGGTCCCCATCCGAACTACCTCATGTTCGAGCAGAGGCATGAAGAACTCATTTGACGCGTCGCCTTCCCGCGCAATGAAAACACGCTTTTTTTCTCTCGCAACAAAACACGCCTTAATGCAGGCCATAATCTGCAGCAAGGATGTATGTACATCCTTGCTTTGTTTTGGCTGCCATACTTTTTAATCAAGGGCTGATCATCCATACCTAATATCAGCACTCCGCTCGTCACTCCTGTAGGATCAAAAATTGTTCATAGTGGTGTGCATCACACTTCTGAATATCTTCAAAATCGGTATTTCAGACACAAGCAGCAAACGAACAATGTGCACCGTGCTGCCCTACCAGCCATTCATGCTAGACGTGTACTCGGTAAAGTGCTTGCTGCTAGTGCTCGAGATGAAGTAAAGGAACACTTGGGTCCTCAGCATACTTTTTCCAGTCACCGACTAGCTTCTCGCGAGTGCTGCTAATACAAGGTCTGCGCTTTGACGACAAGGGTCCAACTACGACAACTACAAGGAGCAACGTCAAAACGCCCACGCGTAGATACACTCGTCGTCGATCCAGCGATACGAGGCTCAAGTGCCGCGTTCTACAGAGACCATCACCTTCTCGAATCGGCAGTCAAAGGGAACCCAGATAGCATCAGCAATCTTGGAGACTTGTGCAAGTCAGGCCGTTGCCCAGGCACCGTTCACGTACGCACGCAGCTCACAAAGCGCAGCGCTTGTACAACGCCCACATCTATCTATGACGAGTACTGTGCTGTGCCAACTCTCTCCAAGTTCACACAGTCCCAAACAGGAAGCTGCCATAATAGAGACCCGTCACTGCACTAGTAAATCCCCTGAAGAGAAGATCGTATTGTCAGAAGATTGCCATCTTGACTGAAATGGAACCTGTCCGCTGCCCTTGGACCTCTAGGCCTGGGCTCATCAGACTATGATCAGAGTCCCTGAAACGGGTATCCACCGACACCTGCATTCGTATCATTGGTAGGCTGGGCTGGTGCATGGGCTGGATGGTGACTGGCGCAAATGCCCTCCAGGCTCTGCCTTACTTGCGGCCCTGCTTGCGGCCCTGCTTGCACATGCAACGAGGAGAGAGAGAAGGATAAGAACGTAGTCTAGACAACGCTGCGAATGCACGTAGTGGTGCCTCGCCGTGTGTCTACAGTGTTGCATGCGTGCGCCTCCAGCCATGCGCACTACTGTTTGAGTGGTGTTATCGCGAAGACTCACGTTTGAGTGAAGGTCACAGAGAGGTGGAGGTGTACATTGTACGCGCACCGCGAAAGCTGCGAGTGTTTGCAGAACACTCGCAGCTCCTCCCACTCTCAACGTTCAAGCATACACAGAGCACACTCCAGCGCTCTCGCACGTTCACGCGCATCGGACCGAAAGAAGACCAAACGACAGCTCGCAGTTTGTGCCTTAAGATCGGCCCCCTAGTGTTTGGCCACCCCTAGTGTTCGGCCACCCAACACAACGCGTTACTCTGTTTTTGACGCTCTATACTCTCAACGCCACGCTATCAAAATGGATCCCCGTGAAGTGGCTATACAATCTGCTATCGCTGATCTTAATTCTGGTGTTTTTACAAGCCAACAGCAGGCTGCTAAGGCCTATGGCGTCCCCTAATCGACGATCCAAGAGCGCCTCAGCGGTCGCCAACCCAACGCAATAGCTCATCATTAACAGCAGCGATTGACTCCAGAACAAGAGCAATTTCTAGTAAATTGGATACTTGAAGAGGACTTACACGCACAGCCACCCTCCCATCTACGCGTACGAGAAATGGCTACCCTTATCCTCCATATGAACAGCAACTACGAGCCACTTAGGCATAAATAGGTAACCTATTTTATTACGCGTAACCCACGCGTCGCCTCTATAGTTGGCTAAAAGATTAAGAGCGCAAGGACTACAGCAGCCAACTATAAGACTATACGCGTGTTTCTAGAGTTATTTAAGCGTACGCGGATTGAGCTAGGTATACAATATAAGGACATATAGAACATAGATAAGACTGGGGTAGGCCTTAGGGTATGTAGCAACTCCTGTGTAGTTGCTAGCTTgttaaagaagaaggcttACGTTAAATCCCTAGAGGATTGTGAGTGGGTGTCTATTATTAAGTCCATCTCAGCCGTTGGCAAGAAGCTTCAATGCCTAGTCATCTTCAAAGGCAAGCATCTACAATCCACGTGGTTCCTAGCACAAGGGGTACCTGATTGGCTCTATACAACGTCAGAGAATGGATAGACGTTAAATGCTATTAGATCTGAGTGGCTAAAGCGGATTTTTCTGCCTCAAACTACACCTCAACCTAGTCGCTGGCGGTTACTTATACTGGATGGCCACAGCTCTTATATCCTAATAGACTTTATGTGGCTCTGTAAGCAGAGCAAGGTCTATCTCCTATACCTCCCGCCTCACGCATCACACATCCTCCAGCCGCTAGATCTAGCTCCATTCTCAGTACTCAAATCTCGTTACCGTAGCGGGATCCGAGCCCTCTCAGCACTTGATGACGCAGCACCTATTAAGAAGGAGCGCTTTGTCACATTATACAATAAGGCAAGAGATAAGGGACTATCTAAGAGAGTCATACAAGCTGGGTGGAAGGCTGCTGGCCTCTGCCTATACAACCCAGACCTTGTACT from Ascochyta rabiei chromosome 2, complete sequence includes these protein-coding regions:
- a CDS encoding Structural maintenance of chromosomes protein 3, with the protein product MGYIKQITIQGFKSYKDQMQIQPFSPNCNVIVGRNGSGKSNFFAAVRFVLGDDYNFLNRQERQALLHEGSGSAVMSAYVEVCFDNTEDRFQTGKPEFYLRRTIGAKKDEYSVNRKNATKSEVIQILESAGFSRSNPYYIVPQGRVTALTNMKDKDRLEMLKEISGSNVYETRRADSLKLLTDTDSKCANIDSVVESINERLGELEGEKEELEAWSKNDRERRSLLYTLKSREEAQLETQIEHIDSLEHHGREMREDNEATFRRNEDDITRLESDINQRRGDLDILRQDRVQYESDRKAATLEKAKIQLDIKALQDSQSSAQQTKSRRDAQVKTLQQQIAARQAELEQLLPQFDAKKEEEEAVRAQLLDAEGQHKRLQDKQGRTAHYSNKRERDTALRAQIDETNGDLSRRKAVLMQTDEEIAKLQADIERIEGEIAELRQAIDNEGDATVDLAAQLEKAKDARRAVIDKQTSLWRDQNRLSSQLGNVQKDLLHAEHTFSRLLDHGTSRGLESLRRYRRDGLQGVHGTIAELLQVPENYRSVTESAAEAALFHVVVEDDNVATKIMDRLTKDKGGRLTFIPLNRISVPDMQLRPTENMQPLLPKLIYDDRFEDAFRHVFGKIVVCPTLDECKRVAKQYNVRAYNPDGDNATRKGQYRGGYHDPSRSKINAFSIVAEKRALLDDLQQQNRRIEGELDSVKHQLTAAQSELLRRQHDQRRGETSYAPMREELRVKQSLLQDAQDTLAKKQRTAADLEAAINLLGAQQSDWEAEISSKFTKALSNDEEQMLVTLTSTVKDLRKQYAQVKQERATLETQKIEAELELNQSLQPALDDLLAQQGGVGGSAAQSTGLREAKRTLDTVNKTIADFDQLIEETDTQIDELRAQIEQLESSRTEKEQSNRALAAAMEKQEKSLTRKDADRSNYTNQLSKVRKEIRDLGTLPEDVNRKYSKWNTDKVGKELSKATQAQKQFAHVNKKAYEQYENFTRQRKTLTDRRAELDSSRKSIENLIDVLDQRKDEAIARTFKQVSVAFKSVFQELVPIGTGRLIINRKSDGAQDDDSSEDEAAPRRSKKSSKIEEYVSVSIAVSFNSKHDEQQKIGQLSGGQKSLCALALIFAIQQCDPAPFYLFDEIDANLDAQYRTAVANMLQKLSGQGGQDQKGGGQFICTTFRPEMVLVADRCYGVSYSNKTSSIDVVNREAALDFVDGMQK
- a CDS encoding Galacturonan 1,4-alpha-galacturonidase; amino-acid sequence: MDLSECSQRNRPDHSIFSNQLSQHFKKTPKTKMRLKLLSFYLVAFCAGLAESTPRSHTILPRPDIKPAPFDAGHVMPNSPLRHPKRRCFVKQGAVPDRNDAHAIYHAFRECNNGGTIILNETYHIGSPLDLTFLKHVDVVLTGEIHFDDSDVYYWAENSFKYEFQNQSVFWKWGGVDVNIYGDLSVEGSIIDGHGQAYWEEIRTNKSLFRPMLFAFDGMKGARMSNLRMRNPPHWFNIIANSSDILISNMDLQAKSLNNVTIANSDGWDTYRSDRVVIQDSVITNTDDCVSFKPNSTNIVVQNLDCTGSHGISVGSLGQYANTTDIVENLYVYNVSLSDSSDGARIKVWPGIATNFQTLLNGGGGLGRVKNVTYDLFRNVNNDRAITITQCYGQKNQSLCYEHPANLTIEDIKIKNMFGTTSGKLDPQAGSLICSAPDRCSNIRAENITVQVPSGKTPTYACKNIDSTLLGINCMEAAEERDLGQG